The proteins below are encoded in one region of Methanomicrobia archaeon:
- a CDS encoding flavodoxin family protein: protein MKTLIIYASTHHGNTEKIAQEIATVLNAELVNLTDTDDIPDLADYDLIGFGSGIYWGKHDRKLLDLVSGLPRVNGKKAFIFSTSGVNAGRVFDRRLRRNVLERGFDIIGAFSCKGFDNVWPLRLVGGMNKGRPNANDLEAAVSFAKGLKVNCKALRTKS, encoded by the coding sequence CTGAAGACGCTAATAATTTACGCTTCCACGCATCACGGTAATACGGAAAAGATCGCGCAGGAAATAGCAACTGTCCTTAACGCGGAATTAGTGAACCTGACTGATACTGATGATATTCCTGACCTCGCAGACTATGACCTGATCGGCTTCGGTTCCGGGATCTATTGGGGCAAACACGACCGGAAGTTGTTGGATCTCGTGAGCGGGTTGCCGCGGGTAAACGGCAAGAAGGCGTTCATTTTCTCGACGAGCGGGGTAAACGCGGGTCGTGTTTTTGATCGGCGGTTACGGCGGAACGTATTGGAGCGTGGCTTCGACATTATTGGCGCATTCTCGTGTAAAGGGTTTGATAATGTATGGCCGCTACGGCTGGTAGGCGGGATGAACAAGGGCAGACCAAACGCCAACGATTTGGAAGCGGCCGTGAGCTTCGCAAAAGGTTTGAAGGTAAACTGTAAGGCTTTGCGAACAAAGTCGTAA
- a CDS encoding 2-isopropylmalate synthase, whose protein sequence is MEEGKTIKVLDTTLRDGEQTPGVSLTPDQKLQIAKQLDVLGVDIIEAGTAIISEGEQRAIKAVANEGLKADICSFARLLKGDIDAALHCDVDAVNLVAPVSDAHIKKKLKMDRETLTAKTIEMAEYVKAHGLTVEISSEDASRADMTFLQSFFSELSPVVDRLCFCDTVGVLYPERTKEIFQVLCTVDTPVSVHCHNDFGLGTANTIAAVEAGASCVHVTVNGLGERAGNASLEEVVTALELLYGMKTRIVKEKLYETSRLVRTLTKMPLAPNKPLMGDNAFTHESGMHVHGTMADTSLYEPIKPSIIGRTRRFALGKHAGKASVKRVLEDMGIKADDEQMMKILTKVKELGDKGKLVTDSDFQAIVEDVLKIERVEKIKLIDLSMVSGRNVYPTASIRLEIDGEELVEAGVGVGPVDATINALRKAMAGMEMNDFRLEEYHVDAITGGTDALVNVVVRISRGDTTITASGVSEDIVMASMYALINGVNRLYR, encoded by the coding sequence ATGGAGGAAGGAAAGACGATAAAAGTTCTGGATACCACGCTTCGCGACGGTGAGCAAACCCCGGGGGTGTCATTGACACCGGACCAGAAGTTGCAGATTGCGAAACAGCTGGATGTGCTTGGCGTTGACATTATTGAGGCAGGTACGGCTATCATTTCGGAAGGCGAGCAGCGAGCGATAAAGGCAGTGGCAAACGAGGGTTTAAAGGCTGATATTTGCTCCTTTGCGCGGCTTTTGAAGGGCGATATTGACGCTGCGCTACACTGTGATGTTGACGCGGTCAATCTGGTCGCGCCGGTTTCGGACGCGCACATAAAGAAGAAGTTGAAGATGGATCGGGAAACGCTGACAGCGAAGACGATCGAGATGGCGGAATACGTGAAAGCGCACGGATTAACGGTGGAGATCAGCTCAGAGGACGCGTCCAGAGCGGATATGACGTTTTTACAATCCTTCTTCTCCGAGTTGTCTCCGGTTGTGGACCGGTTATGCTTCTGCGATACCGTGGGCGTGTTGTATCCGGAGCGCACAAAGGAGATATTTCAGGTTCTTTGCACGGTTGACACGCCGGTTTCCGTGCATTGCCATAACGACTTCGGATTGGGCACTGCGAACACCATTGCGGCGGTAGAGGCCGGGGCGAGCTGCGTGCACGTGACGGTGAACGGCCTTGGCGAACGGGCTGGAAATGCATCCTTAGAGGAGGTCGTGACCGCTCTGGAGCTGCTGTACGGCATGAAGACGAGAATCGTAAAGGAGAAGCTGTATGAGACTTCACGGTTGGTGCGGACTTTGACGAAGATGCCGCTTGCTCCGAACAAGCCGCTAATGGGCGATAACGCCTTCACGCACGAGTCGGGCATGCACGTACACGGCACGATGGCGGATACAAGCCTATACGAGCCGATAAAGCCCTCGATCATCGGCAGGACGAGACGATTCGCCCTCGGTAAGCATGCCGGCAAGGCATCGGTGAAACGGGTGCTGGAGGATATGGGCATCAAAGCCGATGATGAGCAGATGATGAAGATACTGACAAAGGTGAAGGAGCTCGGTGATAAAGGCAAATTGGTCACGGATTCTGACTTCCAGGCGATAGTCGAGGACGTTCTGAAAATAGAACGGGTGGAGAAGATAAAACTCATTGATCTATCCATGGTATCCGGGCGGAACGTGTACCCAACGGCCTCGATACGATTAGAGATCGACGGCGAGGAGCTCGTGGAAGCGGGCGTCGGTGTCGGGCCAGTGGATGCGACGATAAATGCACTGCGGAAGGCAATGGCGGGAATGGAAATGAACGATTTCCGGCTTGAAGAGTACCATGTGGATGCCATCACCGGTGGGACGGACGCGTTGGTGAATGTCGTGGTGAGGATAAGCCGGGGCGACACGACGATAACCGCGAGCGGCGTGAGTGAGGACATCGTCATGGCATCGATGTACGCACTCATCAACGGCGTTAATAGGCTGTATCGGTGA
- a CDS encoding type IV pilin, giving the protein MNTTKRSLKKDEKAVSPVIGVIMMIAIVVIIAAVVAAFAYGIIGGVKKAPSTALVVEGVKVGSNVNVTIFHHGGDTISAAFKAATGNASDKWDNIQVRQNGATLDGTSAPYMELNGDECNVTVWGTSFAPGDQLKIQFASLSEDDSIVILHVPSDNILQRITVTG; this is encoded by the coding sequence ATGAACACAACGAAAAGAAGTTTGAAGAAAGACGAGAAAGCAGTTTCGCCGGTCATCGGTGTGATCATGATGATCGCGATCGTGGTGATCATCGCCGCGGTCGTCGCGGCATTCGCCTACGGGATCATCGGCGGCGTGAAGAAAGCGCCCAGCACCGCTCTGGTGGTTGAAGGTGTCAAAGTTGGAAGTAACGTAAATGTAACGATCTTCCATCACGGTGGTGATACGATCTCCGCGGCGTTTAAAGCGGCTACAGGGAACGCTTCTGATAAATGGGATAATATACAGGTGAGACAAAACGGGGCAACACTTGATGGCACTAGCGCACCGTATATGGAGCTAAATGGTGACGAGTGCAATGTCACCGTGTGGGGTACCAGTTTCGCACCGGGAGACCAGCTCAAGATCCAATTTGCGAGCCTCTCTGAAGACGATTCGATCGTCATACTGCACGTGCCCAGTGACAATATCCTGCAGCGAATCACCGTAACGGGCTAA
- a CDS encoding DUF5371 family protein, which translates to MVREESAGIVFAQVPLLKSQLEALKRRSDTTTTKDALQAAVTHYLNCPALQQQGPTGGEEGTAGARTAPPRKREEKEEEKDWWWSPGEKAER; encoded by the coding sequence ATGGTGAGGGAGGAATCGGCGGGCATCGTCTTCGCGCAGGTGCCGCTGCTAAAGTCGCAGCTGGAAGCGCTCAAACGACGCTCAGACACGACCACGACGAAAGACGCGCTCCAGGCGGCCGTGACGCATTACCTTAACTGCCCTGCACTGCAGCAGCAGGGACCGACGGGTGGTGAAGAAGGCACCGCAGGCGCGAGAACGGCACCGCCGAGAAAACGGGAAGAGAAGGAGGAGGAGAAGGACTGGTGGTGGTCACCGGGGGAGAAAGCGGAACGATGA
- a CDS encoding demethoxyubiquinone hydroxylase family protein: MAVNIYKFQITSEPSEFNQHLITAMCNEMTHFQDFQVKLYEYGWKPSKLRWINWLVTATFAYISRLRGKKAILNTGIWVETKAVTHYEEFLKTIDWDEDTRKIIEKDQADEYGHISRWEALLKTV; the protein is encoded by the coding sequence ATGGCCGTCAATATCTACAAGTTCCAGATTACGAGCGAACCGAGTGAATTCAATCAGCATTTAATCACCGCGATGTGTAACGAGATGACGCATTTCCAGGATTTTCAGGTCAAACTGTATGAGTACGGCTGGAAACCGAGCAAGCTCAGGTGGATAAATTGGCTCGTCACCGCTACGTTTGCGTACATCTCGCGGCTGCGTGGTAAGAAGGCGATACTCAATACCGGAATCTGGGTGGAGACGAAAGCCGTTACGCATTACGAAGAGTTCCTCAAGACCATTGACTGGGACGAGGACACGCGTAAGATAATTGAGAAGGACCAGGCTGATGAATACGGCCATATCAGCCGCTGGGAAGCGCTTTTGAAGACCGTCTGA